A section of the Vibrio vulnificus CMCP6 genome encodes:
- the fkpB gene encoding FKBP-type peptidyl-prolyl cis-trans isomerase, giving the protein MSTINNNSAVTLHFTIKMKDGSVADSTHNMGKPAKFVMGDGSLSENFEQCLLGLTVGENKAIELKAADAFGMPNPDHIHHMDRSKFVGEAQVEVGTIMAFSGPDGMEIPGIITEIAGDSVTVDFNHPLAGQDVTFEVEILSVE; this is encoded by the coding sequence GTGAGTACAATCAATAATAATTCCGCAGTCACACTGCATTTTACGATAAAAATGAAAGACGGTTCTGTCGCAGACAGCACGCACAATATGGGCAAACCCGCGAAGTTTGTTATGGGCGATGGCAGTTTAAGTGAGAATTTTGAGCAGTGTTTGCTTGGTCTCACGGTAGGGGAAAACAAAGCGATTGAGCTAAAAGCAGCGGACGCTTTTGGCATGCCTAACCCAGACCATATTCATCATATGGACCGCTCGAAATTTGTTGGCGAAGCGCAAGTGGAAGTCGGCACCATCATGGCGTTCAGTGGGCCGGATGGCATGGAGATCCCTGGCATCATTACTGAAATTGCTGGTGATTCAGTGACGGTGGATTTCAATCACCCACTTGCAGGCCAAGATGTGACTTTTGAAGTTGAAATTTTGTCAGTAGAATAG
- a CDS encoding sensor histidine kinase, translating into MELVISLLQQMCVYLVLAYMLSKTPIILPLLNISSRLSHRVLCYLLFSAFCILGTYFGLHINDAIANTRAIGAVMGGLFGGPIVGFAVGLTGGLHRYTLGGFTDLACAISTTAEGLIGGLLHIYLIKKNKGAQLFNPSVVFSITFVAEIIQMIILLVVAKPFDQAYSLVSTIAAPMIIANSVGAALFMSILQDRKTIFEKYSATFSRRALTIADRSVGILHTGFNSANAEKIARIIYEETNVGAVAITDQEKILAFVGIGDDHHKPNTPISSQSTLDSMSQNAIIYLDGSERPYQCSLASDCKLGSALIIPLRAGKEVVGTIKLYEPKRKLFSTINMSMAEGIAQLLSSQILYGDYQQQQTLLTQSEIKLLHAQVNPHFLFNALNTISAVIRRDPDKARELIQNLSHFFRSNLKQNINTVTLKEELAHVNAYLSIEKARFADRLEIEIDITPELFDTKLPSFTLQPLVENAIKHGISNMLEGGRVRIYSQSCEQGDVIVVEDNAGSYQPPAENHSGLGMEIVDKRLTHHFGRDSALKIEAKEHQFTKMSFIIPRSHHTAI; encoded by the coding sequence ATGGAACTGGTGATTTCACTGCTACAACAGATGTGTGTCTATCTTGTTTTAGCCTATATGCTCAGCAAGACCCCCATCATCTTACCACTGCTGAACATCTCATCGCGTTTGAGCCACCGCGTTCTGTGCTACTTATTGTTTTCCGCCTTCTGTATCTTGGGCACCTACTTTGGTTTACACATCAATGACGCCATAGCCAATACTCGTGCAATTGGGGCAGTCATGGGCGGCTTGTTTGGCGGGCCGATTGTGGGCTTTGCCGTGGGATTAACCGGTGGTTTACATCGCTACACCTTAGGAGGATTCACCGATTTAGCCTGCGCGATTTCGACCACAGCGGAAGGCTTGATTGGTGGCTTGCTGCATATCTATCTAATCAAGAAAAACAAAGGTGCCCAACTGTTCAACCCCTCCGTGGTGTTTAGCATCACCTTCGTCGCCGAAATAATACAAATGATCATTTTGCTGGTGGTCGCTAAGCCCTTTGATCAAGCGTACAGCCTCGTTTCGACCATTGCCGCCCCCATGATCATTGCCAACTCGGTGGGTGCCGCGTTGTTTATGAGCATTTTACAAGACAGAAAAACCATCTTTGAAAAGTACTCCGCCACCTTTTCGCGTCGGGCATTGACCATTGCGGATCGCTCTGTGGGTATCTTGCACACGGGCTTTAACAGTGCCAACGCAGAAAAAATCGCCCGCATTATTTATGAAGAAACCAATGTGGGCGCGGTTGCGATCACCGACCAAGAGAAGATTCTCGCGTTTGTCGGCATTGGGGATGATCACCACAAGCCTAATACGCCCATTTCGTCGCAAAGCACCCTTGATTCGATGAGTCAAAACGCCATCATTTATCTCGATGGTAGCGAGCGTCCATATCAATGCTCTCTCGCTTCCGACTGTAAATTAGGCTCGGCACTGATCATTCCACTACGAGCAGGCAAAGAGGTGGTGGGAACCATTAAGCTGTACGAGCCAAAGCGCAAGTTGTTTTCAACCATTAATATGTCGATGGCCGAAGGCATTGCCCAACTGCTTTCCAGCCAAATTCTCTATGGCGATTATCAGCAACAACAAACGCTGCTGACGCAATCGGAGATTAAGCTGCTGCATGCTCAAGTGAATCCGCATTTCTTATTCAACGCGCTAAACACGATTAGCGCGGTGATTCGTCGCGATCCTGACAAAGCACGTGAACTGATTCAAAATTTGTCACACTTCTTTCGCAGCAACTTAAAACAGAACATCAACACCGTCACACTGAAAGAAGAGCTGGCGCATGTGAATGCCTACCTCAGCATTGAAAAAGCACGTTTTGCTGACCGCCTAGAGATAGAGATTGATATCACGCCAGAGCTGTTCGACACAAAACTGCCCAGCTTTACCTTGCAGCCTTTGGTGGAAAACGCCATTAAGCATGGTATTTCAAATATGCTTGAGGGAGGACGGGTGCGCATTTACAGCCAATCTTGTGAGCAAGGTGATGTCATCGTGGTCGAAGATAATGCAGGTAGCTATCAGCCCCCAGCAGAAAATCATTCAGGACTGGGAATGGAAATAGTCGATAAACGGCTGACGCACCATTTTGGGCGTGACTCAGCACTAAAAATCGAGGCGAAAGAGCATCAATTTACTAAAATGAGCTTTATCATTCCCCGCAGCCATCACACTGCAATTTAG
- the ribF gene encoding bifunctional riboflavin kinase/FAD synthetase: protein MELIRGIHNIKPQHRGCVLTIGNFDGVHLGHQEVLRQVSLRAREMSLPSVVMTFEPQPLELFAKEKAPARLTRLRDKFVQLGKLEIDRLLCVNFNRHFASLDADAFIRDLLVERLGVKFLVVGDDFCFGKARQGNFAMLQEAGKKYGFTVVNTQSFCLAQLRVSSTAIREALAHDQLAVAAQMLGRDYSISGRVSHGRKLGRTIGFPTANIPLKRCVSPVSGVYVVQALGLDNKPIGGVANIGQRPTVNGVRQQLEVHLFDFQANLYGKQLEVVLLHKLRDEKKFESFDALKQQIELDAEAARVWLRQLKR from the coding sequence ATGGAACTGATACGAGGTATACACAATATAAAACCACAGCATCGCGGCTGTGTATTGACCATAGGTAACTTTGATGGTGTGCATTTAGGGCACCAAGAAGTGTTGCGTCAAGTCTCTCTGCGAGCTAGGGAAATGTCGTTACCTTCTGTCGTGATGACATTTGAACCTCAGCCTTTAGAGCTGTTTGCCAAAGAGAAAGCCCCTGCGCGCTTAACGCGTTTACGCGATAAGTTTGTCCAATTGGGTAAGCTTGAGATCGACCGATTGTTGTGCGTCAACTTTAATCGTCATTTCGCTTCCTTAGATGCGGATGCCTTTATTCGCGACTTGTTGGTTGAGCGTTTGGGTGTTAAGTTTCTCGTTGTTGGCGATGACTTTTGTTTTGGTAAAGCAAGACAAGGCAATTTTGCCATGCTGCAAGAAGCGGGCAAAAAATACGGTTTCACCGTAGTGAATACCCAAAGCTTCTGTTTAGCGCAGTTAAGAGTTAGTAGTACCGCCATTCGTGAAGCGCTTGCTCACGATCAGCTAGCGGTTGCCGCTCAAATGTTAGGGCGGGATTACAGCATTAGCGGACGTGTTTCACATGGCCGTAAATTAGGCAGGACGATAGGTTTTCCTACCGCCAATATTCCGCTAAAACGCTGTGTTTCTCCCGTCTCTGGCGTGTATGTCGTTCAAGCGTTAGGCTTGGATAACAAACCGATTGGTGGTGTGGCCAATATTGGCCAAAGACCGACGGTTAACGGCGTGCGTCAGCAGTTAGAGGTACATTTATTCGACTTTCAAGCCAACTTGTATGGCAAGCAGTTAGAAGTGGTACTTTTGCATAAACTGCGTGATGAAAAGAAGTTTGAGTCTTTTGACGCACTCAAACAGCAAATTGAATTGGATGCTGAGGCAGCAAGGGTGTGGCTGCGTCAGCTAAAGCGTTGA
- the ispH gene encoding 4-hydroxy-3-methylbut-2-enyl diphosphate reductase, giving the protein MSNEMKILLANPRGFCAGVDRAISIVERALELYQPPIYVRHEVVHNRFVVEGLKQRGAIFVEELHEVPDDNIVIFSAHGVSQAVRQEAKERALTVFDATCPLVTKVHMEVARASRKHMEVVLIGHAGHPEVEGTMGQYASLQGGMYLVEKPEDVLGLKAIVKDPSNLHYVSQTTLSVDETADVIDELRRVFPEIQGPRKDDICYATQNRQDAVRELAKDVDVVVVVGSKNSSNSTRLKELAEKLGTPAYLTDCPQDIEPQWFDGKVKVGVTAGASAPEELVNQILTRIKELGAQSVEEVLGREENMFFEVPKELQIKQID; this is encoded by the coding sequence ATGAGCAATGAAATGAAAATCTTGTTAGCGAACCCACGTGGATTCTGTGCGGGTGTCGACCGTGCCATCAGTATTGTTGAGCGTGCACTGGAACTGTATCAACCGCCTATCTACGTACGCCATGAAGTGGTGCACAACCGTTTTGTGGTGGAAGGCTTAAAGCAGCGCGGCGCGATCTTTGTCGAAGAGTTGCATGAAGTGCCAGACGACAATATTGTTATTTTCTCTGCTCATGGCGTGTCTCAAGCGGTGCGTCAGGAAGCCAAAGAGCGTGCGCTAACTGTGTTTGATGCGACATGCCCATTGGTGACGAAAGTGCATATGGAAGTGGCGAGAGCCAGCCGTAAGCATATGGAAGTGGTGCTGATCGGCCATGCGGGCCACCCAGAGGTAGAAGGCACCATGGGTCAATATGCCAGCTTGCAGGGTGGCATGTACCTTGTAGAAAAACCGGAAGATGTACTTGGCTTGAAAGCCATTGTTAAAGATCCGAGCAACTTGCACTACGTAAGCCAAACGACCTTATCGGTGGATGAAACCGCGGACGTGATTGATGAGTTGCGTCGAGTTTTCCCAGAGATCCAAGGCCCACGCAAAGACGATATCTGCTATGCGACACAAAACCGCCAGGATGCGGTGCGTGAATTGGCGAAAGATGTCGACGTGGTAGTGGTAGTTGGTTCAAAGAACTCCTCAAACTCGACCCGACTAAAAGAGTTGGCGGAAAAACTAGGCACACCTGCTTACTTAACAGATTGTCCGCAAGACATTGAGCCACAATGGTTTGATGGCAAAGTCAAAGTGGGCGTAACGGCAGGGGCCTCTGCACCAGAAGAACTGGTCAATCAAATCCTAACTCGCATTAAAGAGTTGGGTGCTCAATCGGTTGAAGAAGTGCTAGGCCGTGAAGAGAACATGTTCTTTGAAGTGCCTAAAGAGCTGCAAATTAAGCAGATTGACTAA
- the ileS gene encoding isoleucine--tRNA ligase, with protein sequence MSEYKDTLNLPETGFPMRGDLAKREPEMLKRWYQEDLYGEIRKAKKGKKSFVLHDGPPYANGDIHIGHALNKILKDIIIKSKTLSGFDAPYVPGWDCHGLPIELMVEKKVGKPGQKVTAAEFREKCREYAAGQVEGQKESFKRLGIMGEWDKPYRTMDFTTEANIIRALGQIADNGHLLKGFKPVHWCTDCGSALAEAEVEYKNKVSPSIDVRFKAADEAALLAKFSLNEGHQGQGDVSIVIWTTTPWTLPANRAVCLRDDLEYVLIQVEGDNPERIIVAAELAKDVMDRAGIEHFHNLGFAKGADLELTQFQHPFYDFTVPAILGDHVTTDSGTGVVHTAPGHGQEDFAVGQKYNLEVANPVGSNGVYLPDTELFAGQHVFKANDAVVETLKEKGALLHHHAYEHSYPHCWRHKTPIIFRATPQWFVSMDQAGLRAKALESIKGVQWMPEWGQSRIEGMIEGRPEWCISRQRTWGVPIALFVHKETAELHPNTSELIEKVAQVVEQKGIQAWWDIDAAELLGDDAAQYEKVLDTLDVWFDSGVTHYAVVDKREEFNGAEADMYLEGSDQHRGWFQSSLISSIAMKGKAPYKQVLTHGFVVDGHGRKMSKSIGNVVAPKDVTNKLGADILRLWVASTDYTGEVAVSDEILKRSADAYRRIRNTARFFLANLNGFNPETDIVPVEEMVALDRWAVGRALAAQNEIVKAYDEYNTHAVTQRLMHFCSIEMGSFYLDVIKDRQYTAKLGGHAQRSCQTALYYIVEALVRWMAPIMSFTADEIWNQMPASLPSGESRDKFVFTGEWFDGLFGLAEGEELNNAFWSEMQKVRGAVNKLLEAARSDKTIGGSLQAELTLFADDALAAKINKLEDELRFVLLTSAATVKPLSEKSDAAQATDIEGLFVAVRATEAEKCDRCWHHTPDVGTIEGHEKICGRCVSNVDGEGEARKFA encoded by the coding sequence ATGAGTGAGTATAAAGATACCCTGAACTTACCTGAAACAGGGTTTCCGATGCGCGGCGATCTGGCTAAACGTGAGCCAGAAATGCTAAAGCGTTGGTATCAAGAAGACCTTTACGGTGAAATCCGTAAAGCGAAAAAAGGCAAGAAATCATTTGTGTTGCACGATGGTCCTCCATATGCAAACGGTGATATTCACATTGGTCACGCACTAAACAAGATTCTTAAAGACATTATTATTAAATCCAAAACACTTTCAGGTTTTGACGCACCTTACGTTCCAGGTTGGGACTGCCACGGTCTGCCAATTGAATTGATGGTAGAGAAAAAAGTGGGTAAGCCAGGTCAAAAAGTGACGGCTGCTGAGTTCCGTGAAAAATGTCGTGAATACGCAGCAGGCCAAGTAGAAGGTCAAAAAGAGAGCTTTAAACGTCTTGGCATCATGGGTGAGTGGGATAAACCTTACCGCACCATGGACTTCACGACGGAAGCCAACATCATCCGTGCGCTTGGTCAGATCGCTGATAACGGTCACTTATTGAAAGGTTTCAAACCTGTTCATTGGTGTACCGATTGTGGTTCTGCATTGGCAGAAGCAGAAGTTGAGTACAAGAACAAAGTGTCTCCTTCTATTGATGTGCGCTTTAAGGCTGCTGACGAAGCTGCACTATTAGCGAAATTCTCTTTGAATGAAGGCCATCAAGGTCAGGGTGACGTTTCCATCGTCATCTGGACAACTACGCCTTGGACACTTCCTGCAAACCGCGCAGTGTGTCTGCGTGATGATCTTGAGTACGTGCTTATCCAAGTTGAGGGTGACAACCCTGAGCGTATTATCGTTGCGGCGGAATTGGCGAAAGACGTGATGGATCGTGCGGGTATCGAGCACTTCCATAACCTTGGTTTTGCCAAAGGTGCGGATCTTGAGCTTACTCAGTTCCAACACCCATTCTACGATTTCACTGTTCCGGCGATCCTTGGTGATCACGTGACGACTGACTCAGGTACTGGTGTGGTTCACACTGCGCCTGGCCACGGTCAGGAAGACTTTGCGGTTGGCCAAAAGTACAACCTAGAAGTGGCAAACCCAGTGGGCTCAAACGGTGTTTACCTACCAGACACAGAACTATTTGCTGGTCAGCACGTATTTAAAGCGAATGACGCTGTAGTAGAAACGCTAAAAGAAAAAGGCGCGCTATTGCATCACCACGCTTACGAGCACAGCTACCCACATTGCTGGCGCCATAAAACGCCGATCATCTTCCGTGCAACTCCTCAATGGTTCGTTTCTATGGACCAAGCTGGCCTGCGTGCTAAAGCGCTTGAGTCTATCAAAGGTGTTCAGTGGATGCCTGAGTGGGGTCAAAGCCGTATCGAAGGGATGATCGAAGGTCGTCCTGAATGGTGTATCTCACGTCAACGTACTTGGGGTGTGCCAATTGCCCTGTTCGTGCACAAAGAAACCGCAGAGCTGCATCCAAACACGTCTGAGCTGATTGAAAAAGTCGCTCAAGTGGTGGAGCAAAAAGGCATTCAAGCATGGTGGGATATCGATGCAGCGGAATTGCTGGGTGATGACGCAGCTCAATATGAGAAAGTCCTGGATACCCTAGACGTTTGGTTTGATTCCGGCGTAACACACTACGCAGTGGTAGACAAACGTGAAGAGTTCAACGGTGCGGAAGCAGATATGTACCTTGAAGGTTCAGACCAACACCGTGGTTGGTTCCAATCTTCATTGATCTCTTCTATTGCGATGAAAGGCAAAGCGCCTTACAAGCAAGTATTGACGCATGGTTTCGTGGTTGACGGCCATGGTCGTAAAATGTCGAAATCGATCGGTAACGTGGTTGCGCCAAAAGATGTCACCAACAAATTGGGTGCAGACATCCTGCGTCTATGGGTTGCTTCTACAGACTACACGGGTGAAGTTGCGGTTTCTGATGAAATCTTAAAACGTTCAGCCGACGCTTACCGTCGTATTCGTAACACTGCGCGCTTCTTCCTTGCTAACTTGAACGGCTTTAATCCTGAAACGGATATCGTGCCAGTTGAAGAGATGGTCGCGCTTGACCGTTGGGCAGTTGGTCGTGCACTGGCGGCGCAAAATGAAATTGTTAAAGCGTACGATGAGTACAATACGCACGCAGTCACACAGCGCTTGATGCACTTCTGTTCTATCGAGATGGGTTCATTCTATCTTGATGTGATCAAAGACCGTCAGTACACCGCCAAACTGGGTGGTCACGCGCAACGTAGCTGCCAAACTGCGCTGTACTACATCGTAGAAGCCTTGGTTCGTTGGATGGCTCCGATTATGTCGTTCACTGCCGATGAAATCTGGAATCAAATGCCAGCTTCTCTTCCTAGTGGAGAAAGCCGTGACAAGTTCGTCTTCACCGGTGAGTGGTTCGATGGTCTGTTTGGTCTTGCTGAAGGTGAAGAACTGAACAACGCATTCTGGTCTGAAATGCAGAAAGTGCGTGGTGCGGTGAACAAACTGCTGGAAGCGGCACGTAGTGATAAAACCATTGGTGGTTCTCTACAAGCAGAATTGACTCTATTTGCTGACGATGCCCTAGCGGCGAAAATCAACAAGCTGGAAGATGAACTGCGCTTTGTTCTGCTCACGTCTGCCGCAACAGTGAAACCACTGAGCGAGAAATCAGATGCTGCGCAAGCCACCGACATCGAAGGTCTGTTCGTCGCAGTTCGTGCAACGGAAGCTGAGAAGTGTGACCGTTGTTGGCACCACACTCCAGACGTAGGCACCATTGAAGGTCACGAGAAGATTTGTGGCCGTTGTGTGTCGAACGTGGATGGTGAAGGCGAAGCGCGTAAGTTCGCTTAA
- the btsR gene encoding two-component system response regulator BtsR — protein sequence MLTALVIDDEPFAREELTDLLSETGDIDVIGDAANAIVGLKKINELKPDVVFLDIQMPQVTGIELLGMMDPDTMPYVVFVTAYDQYAIQAFEDNAFDYLLKPVDPERLRKTVKRLSKAASHSALSQHIASLAPETLDQIPCIGHNRIVIMATESVECAYSDISGVHVRSASQTASTQLTLKVLEEKTSLVRCHRQYLISIKAISEIKLLENGLAEIITKTGFEVPVSRRYLKLLKEMLGLSH from the coding sequence ATGTTGACCGCACTGGTAATCGACGATGAACCTTTTGCTCGCGAAGAGCTTACAGACCTGCTTAGCGAAACAGGTGACATTGATGTGATTGGCGACGCCGCCAACGCGATTGTCGGCTTAAAGAAAATTAATGAGTTAAAACCGGATGTGGTGTTTCTCGATATTCAGATGCCGCAAGTCACGGGCATTGAACTGCTGGGCATGATGGATCCCGACACCATGCCTTACGTGGTGTTTGTCACCGCCTACGATCAATACGCCATCCAAGCCTTTGAAGATAATGCGTTTGATTACCTACTCAAGCCCGTTGATCCGGAACGCTTACGTAAAACGGTTAAACGTCTAAGTAAAGCCGCCAGTCATTCCGCCTTGAGCCAGCACATCGCCAGTTTAGCCCCAGAGACCCTCGATCAAATTCCCTGTATTGGTCACAACCGCATTGTGATCATGGCGACAGAGAGCGTTGAATGCGCCTACAGCGACATCAGTGGTGTGCATGTGCGCTCAGCCAGCCAAACCGCCAGTACTCAGCTCACCTTAAAAGTTCTGGAAGAAAAAACCTCATTGGTGCGCTGCCACCGCCAATACCTGATCAGTATTAAAGCCATCAGCGAGATCAAACTGCTGGAAAATGGGTTAGCGGAAATCATCACTAAAACTGGATTTGAAGTGCCCGTCAGTCGCCGCTACCTGAAATTGCTCAAAGAGATGCTGGGACTCAGCCATTAA
- the lspA gene encoding signal peptidase II — MSGKAQIFKQTGVRWLWLALVVFLADIGIKFIVMENMGYGWANRIEVLPFFNLLYVHNYGAAFSFLSDQAGWQRWLFTGIAFVVTGLLTYWMSKLPAAEKWNNVAYAMIIGGAIGNVFDRMVHGFVVDYLDFYWGTYHWPAFNLADTAICLGAAMIILDGFRKKEEEK; from the coding sequence ATGAGCGGTAAAGCGCAGATATTCAAACAAACGGGTGTACGTTGGTTGTGGCTGGCACTGGTGGTGTTTTTAGCCGATATCGGTATTAAATTCATTGTGATGGAAAACATGGGGTATGGCTGGGCAAATCGCATTGAGGTTTTGCCTTTCTTTAACCTGCTCTATGTGCATAACTACGGTGCCGCATTTAGCTTTTTGAGCGATCAAGCCGGTTGGCAACGCTGGTTATTTACCGGTATTGCTTTTGTGGTCACGGGTCTATTGACCTACTGGATGAGCAAGCTACCAGCGGCAGAAAAATGGAATAATGTCGCTTATGCCATGATCATTGGTGGTGCGATTGGCAACGTGTTTGATCGCATGGTGCATGGCTTTGTGGTGGATTACCTCGACTTTTACTGGGGTACTTACCATTGGCCTGCGTTCAACTTAGCCGACACGGCAATTTGTCTTGGCGCGGCGATGATCATTCTCGATGGCTTCCGGAAAAAGGAAGAAGAGAAGTAA